The Providencia rettgeri genome includes a window with the following:
- the glmS gene encoding Glucosamine--fructose-6-phosphate aminotransferase [isomerizing], which yields MCGIVGAVAQRDIAEILLEGLRRLEYRGYDSAGMAVVDHEGHLQRLREVGKVQMLAEEAEKNPVSGGTGIAHTRWATHGIPSERNAHPHTSGYIAVVHNGIIENYLELKDELKKLGYVFSSETDTEVIAHLVHHEQQKGGSLVEVVQRVIPQLRGAYGTVIMDSRIPELLVAARSGSPLVIGLGVGENFLASDQLALLPVTRRFIYLEEGDVAEVTRRTVRIFDKNGEAIDREQIESNVQYDAGDKGVYRHYMQKEIYEQPMAIKNTLEGRFSKDNGIDLSELGPRASEILSQVEHIQIVACGTSYNAGMVARYWFESLAGIPCDVEIASEYRYRNPAHRKNSLMITLSQSGETADTLAALRLSKELGYLTSLAVCNVAGSSLVRESEFALMTKAGAEIGVASTKAFTTQLTVLLMLVAYMGRLKGANPELEENISHALHALPARIESMLSQDKVIEALAEDFSDKHHALFLGRGDQFPIAVEGALKLKEISYIHAEAYAAGELKHGPLALIDADMPVIIVAPNNELLEKLKSNIEEVRARGGLLYVFADHDAGFEASENMKIVSLPHVEELIAPIFYTVPLQLLSYHVALIKGTDVDQPRNLAKSVTVE from the coding sequence ATGTGTGGAATTGTAGGTGCTGTTGCACAACGTGATATTGCAGAAATTCTGTTAGAAGGTCTTCGTCGTCTTGAATATCGTGGTTATGACTCAGCGGGTATGGCTGTAGTTGATCACGAAGGTCATTTGCAACGCTTACGTGAAGTCGGCAAAGTGCAAATGTTAGCGGAAGAAGCGGAGAAAAACCCAGTATCGGGTGGAACGGGGATTGCACATACCCGTTGGGCGACTCATGGTATTCCAAGTGAACGTAATGCTCACCCACATACCTCTGGTTATATTGCTGTTGTTCATAACGGCATTATTGAAAACTATTTAGAACTGAAAGATGAACTGAAAAAACTCGGTTATGTCTTTAGTTCAGAAACTGACACTGAAGTGATTGCCCATCTTGTTCACCATGAACAACAAAAGGGGGGCTCGCTGGTGGAAGTGGTTCAACGTGTTATCCCACAATTACGCGGTGCTTATGGTACGGTAATTATGGATAGTCGTATTCCTGAATTATTAGTTGCCGCACGTTCTGGTAGCCCATTGGTTATTGGTTTAGGTGTGGGTGAAAACTTCTTAGCATCAGACCAATTAGCATTGTTGCCTGTGACTCGTCGCTTTATTTACCTTGAAGAAGGGGATGTTGCCGAAGTTACTCGTCGTACTGTTCGTATTTTTGATAAAAATGGTGAAGCTATTGATCGCGAGCAAATTGAATCAAACGTTCAATATGATGCGGGCGATAAAGGCGTTTACCGTCATTACATGCAAAAAGAGATTTATGAACAGCCGATGGCGATTAAAAACACCCTTGAAGGGCGTTTTAGCAAAGACAATGGTATCGATTTAAGCGAATTAGGCCCTCGTGCGAGTGAAATTTTATCTCAAGTTGAACATATCCAAATCGTAGCTTGCGGAACATCTTACAATGCTGGCATGGTGGCTCGTTATTGGTTTGAGTCTTTGGCCGGTATTCCCTGTGATGTGGAAATTGCTTCTGAGTATCGTTATCGCAACCCTGCACACCGTAAAAACAGTTTAATGATAACACTGTCTCAATCAGGTGAAACCGCAGATACACTCGCAGCCCTGCGTTTATCTAAAGAATTAGGCTATTTGACCTCTTTAGCAGTGTGTAACGTTGCGGGCTCTTCACTGGTACGTGAATCTGAATTTGCCCTGATGACCAAAGCAGGGGCTGAAATTGGTGTGGCATCCACTAAAGCGTTTACTACTCAGCTAACTGTCTTACTGATGCTAGTGGCGTATATGGGCCGCTTGAAAGGCGCCAACCCTGAGCTCGAAGAAAACATTTCTCACGCTCTACACGCATTGCCTGCGCGTATTGAAAGCATGTTATCGCAAGATAAAGTTATCGAAGCATTAGCAGAAGATTTCTCAGATAAACACCACGCGTTGTTCTTAGGCCGCGGTGATCAGTTCCCTATTGCCGTTGAAGGGGCATTGAAATTAAAAGAAATTTCATATATTCACGCGGAAGCGTATGCCGCTGGTGAATTAAAGCACGGCCCATTAGCGTTAATTGATGCTGACATGCCTGTTATCATCGTTGCACCTAACAATGAATTGTTAGAAAAACTGAAATCAAACATCGAGGAAGTTCGTGCGCGTGGTGGTTTGCTGTATGTATTTGCTGACCATGATGCGGGCTTTGAAGCCAGTGAAAATATGAAAATTGTTTCGCTGCCTCATGTTGAAGAGCTCATCGCACCTATTTTCTACACCGTTCCTCTGCAACTGTTGTCTTATCACGTTGCATTGATTAAAGGTACAGACGTAGACCAACCCCGTAACTTGGCGAAGTCGGTGACAGTTGAGTAA
- the glmU gene encoding Bifunctional protein GlmU, producing the protein MTVQRKSVVILAAGKGTRMYSELPKVLHLLAGKPMVQHVIDTAKSIGASDIHLVYGHGGDLLKEKLGEQNLNWVLQAEQLGTGHAMQQAAPSFQDDENIVMLYGDVPLIAKDTLDRLIDVKPEGGIGLLTVILDNPTGYGRIIRENNEVVGIIEQKDATEEQRKIQEINTGIMVASGKDFKRWLAQLNNDNAQGEYYITDIIALAHKEGNKIATVHPKHLSEMEGVNNRLQLAALERVYQKEQAEKLLLAGVMLIDPARFDLRGNLTHGRDIIIDTNVIIEGNVTLGNNVHIQSGCILKDCVIGDNSVISPYSVIENSELSAECTVGPFARLRPGAKLAAKAHVGNFVEMKNASLGLGSKAGHLSYLGDAQIGDNVNIGAGTITCNYDGANKHKTVIGDDVFVGSDTQLVAPVSVAKGATIGAGTTVTRDVNEDELVVSRVKQMHIKNWQRPVKKK; encoded by the coding sequence ATGACTGTGCAAAGAAAAAGTGTCGTGATTTTAGCTGCCGGTAAAGGCACACGGATGTATTCAGAGCTACCTAAAGTTTTGCATTTGCTTGCAGGCAAACCAATGGTTCAGCATGTTATAGATACAGCAAAATCCATTGGTGCATCAGATATTCATCTGGTATACGGACATGGCGGTGATTTACTGAAAGAAAAACTGGGTGAGCAAAACCTCAATTGGGTATTACAGGCCGAACAGCTCGGCACTGGCCATGCGATGCAACAAGCAGCGCCAAGCTTCCAAGACGATGAAAATATTGTCATGCTATATGGCGATGTACCGTTAATTGCTAAAGATACCCTAGATCGCTTAATTGACGTGAAGCCAGAAGGTGGTATTGGCTTGCTGACGGTTATTTTAGATAACCCAACAGGGTATGGCCGCATCATTCGTGAAAATAATGAAGTTGTCGGTATTATCGAGCAAAAAGATGCGACTGAAGAGCAACGTAAAATCCAAGAGATTAACACTGGGATTATGGTTGCCAGTGGTAAAGATTTCAAACGTTGGTTGGCACAGCTGAACAACGATAACGCGCAAGGCGAATATTATATTACTGATATTATTGCATTAGCACATAAAGAAGGTAATAAAATTGCAACCGTTCATCCTAAACATTTAAGTGAGATGGAAGGGGTGAATAACCGCCTACAGCTGGCTGCGTTAGAAAGAGTTTATCAGAAAGAACAAGCGGAAAAACTGTTATTAGCCGGTGTGATGTTGATTGACCCTGCACGTTTTGACCTGCGCGGAAATCTAACTCATGGTCGCGATATTATTATTGATACTAACGTGATTATCGAAGGTAACGTTACATTAGGGAATAACGTACATATTCAATCTGGCTGTATTTTGAAAGACTGTGTAATCGGTGATAACTCAGTGATTAGCCCGTATTCAGTCATAGAAAACTCTGAATTATCAGCTGAATGTACGGTTGGTCCTTTTGCGCGTTTACGTCCAGGTGCTAAATTAGCAGCCAAAGCACACGTCGGTAATTTCGTCGAAATGAAAAATGCCTCTTTAGGTTTAGGTTCTAAAGCGGGTCATTTAAGTTACCTAGGCGATGCTCAAATCGGTGATAACGTCAATATTGGCGCAGGTACCATCACTTGTAATTATGATGGCGCCAATAAACACAAAACCGTTATTGGTGATGATGTATTTGTAGGCTCAGACACTCAATTAGTTGCTCCTGTTTCTGTAGCAAAAGGTGCAACAATTGGCGCTGGTACGACGGTAACTCGTGATGTGAATGAAGACGAACTCGTTGTCAGCCGTGTAAAGCAAATGCATATTAAAAACTGGCAACGTCCAGTTAAGAAAAAATAA
- the atpC gene encoding F-ATPase epsilon subunit, producing the protein MVAAMTYHLTVVSAEKQMFEGMVQKIQVTGSEGELGIYPQHTPLLTAIKPGMVRITKQFGEEELIYLSGGILEVQPNGVIVLADTAIRGKDLDEARAVESKRKAEEHVRKAHGDVDYAQASAELAKAIAKLRVIELTKKLM; encoded by the coding sequence ATGGTAGCTGCAATGACATACCACCTGACTGTAGTGAGTGCTGAAAAACAAATGTTTGAAGGCATGGTACAGAAAATTCAGGTGACAGGTAGTGAAGGTGAGCTGGGGATTTACCCGCAGCATACCCCGCTGCTGACTGCCATAAAACCGGGCATGGTACGTATTACCAAACAGTTTGGTGAAGAAGAGCTAATTTACCTCTCCGGCGGTATTTTAGAAGTACAACCAAATGGTGTTATCGTACTCGCTGATACAGCGATCCGTGGTAAAGATTTAGACGAAGCTCGTGCAGTGGAATCTAAACGCAAAGCGGAAGAACACGTCCGTAAAGCTCACGGCGATGTTGATTATGCTCAGGCATCAGCAGAACTTGCAAAAGCAATAGCGAAACTTCGAGTCATCGAGTTAACTAAAAAGCTAATGTAA
- the atpD gene encoding ATP synthase subunit beta, whose amino-acid sequence MATGKIIQVIGAVVDVEFPQDDVPKVYDALEVVNGKEKLVLEVQQQLGGGVVRCIAMGTSDGLSRGLEVVNLEHPIEVPVGKATLGRIMNVLGQPIDMKGDIGEEERWSIHRAAPSYEELANSTELLETGIKVMDLICPFAKGGKVGLFGGAGVGKTVNMMELIRNIAIEHSGYSVFAGVGERTREGNDFYHEMTDSNVLDKVSLVYGQMNEPPGNRLRVALTGLTMAEKFRDEGRDVLLFVDNIYRYTLAGTEVSALLGRMPSAVGYQPTLAEEMGVLQERITSTQTGSITSVQAVYVPADDLTDPSPATTFAHLDATVVLSRQIASLGIYPAVDPLDSTSRQLDPLVVGQEHYDVARGVQSILQRYQELKDIIAILGMDELSEEDKLVVARARKIQRFLSQPFFVAEVFTGSPGKFVSLKDTIRGFSGILNGDYDHLPEQAFYMVGTIEEAVEKAKKL is encoded by the coding sequence ATGGCTACTGGAAAGATTATCCAGGTAATCGGCGCCGTTGTGGACGTCGAGTTCCCTCAAGATGACGTACCAAAAGTGTACGACGCTCTTGAGGTTGTTAACGGTAAAGAAAAACTGGTGCTGGAAGTTCAGCAACAGTTAGGCGGTGGTGTTGTCCGTTGTATCGCAATGGGTACATCAGATGGCCTGAGCCGTGGTTTAGAAGTTGTAAACTTAGAGCACCCAATTGAAGTACCAGTAGGTAAAGCAACTTTAGGACGTATCATGAACGTTCTGGGTCAACCTATTGATATGAAAGGTGATATCGGCGAAGAAGAGCGCTGGTCAATTCACCGTGCTGCACCTAGCTATGAAGAATTAGCTAACTCAACAGAACTGCTGGAAACCGGTATCAAAGTAATGGACTTAATCTGTCCATTCGCGAAAGGTGGTAAAGTTGGTCTGTTCGGCGGTGCGGGTGTTGGTAAAACAGTAAACATGATGGAACTGATCCGTAACATCGCGATTGAGCACTCAGGTTACTCAGTATTCGCAGGTGTTGGTGAGCGTACTCGTGAAGGGAACGACTTCTATCATGAAATGACCGACTCAAACGTTCTGGATAAAGTATCACTGGTTTATGGCCAGATGAATGAGCCACCAGGAAACCGTCTGCGCGTTGCGTTGACTGGTCTGACTATGGCTGAAAAATTCCGTGACGAAGGTCGTGACGTACTGCTGTTCGTTGACAACATCTATCGTTATACACTGGCAGGTACTGAAGTATCAGCACTGTTAGGTCGTATGCCTTCAGCGGTAGGTTATCAGCCAACGCTGGCGGAAGAGATGGGTGTTCTGCAAGAACGTATTACCTCAACTCAAACGGGTTCTATCACTTCCGTTCAAGCGGTTTACGTTCCTGCGGATGACTTAACTGACCCATCACCAGCAACTACCTTTGCTCACTTAGACGCAACAGTTGTTCTGAGCCGTCAAATCGCATCACTGGGTATTTACCCTGCGGTTGACCCTCTGGATTCTACTAGCCGTCAGCTTGACCCACTGGTTGTTGGTCAAGAGCACTATGATGTTGCTCGTGGCGTTCAGTCTATTCTGCAACGTTACCAAGAACTGAAAGATATCATTGCAATTCTGGGTATGGATGAACTGTCTGAAGAAGACAAACTGGTTGTTGCTCGTGCTCGTAAGATCCAGCGCTTCCTGTCTCAACCATTCTTCGTTGCTGAAGTATTTACCGGTTCACCAGGTAAGTTCGTTTCTCTGAAAGACACTATCCGTGGCTTCAGTGGGATCCTGAACGGTGATTACGACCACCTGCCAGAACAAGCGTTCTATATGGTTGGTACCATTGAAGAAGCTGTGGAAAAAGCGAAAAAGCTTTAA
- the atpG gene encoding F-ATPase gamma subunit, with protein MAGAKEIRSKIGSVQNTQKITKAMEMVAASKMRKTQERMAASRPYAETMRSVIGHLALGNLEYKHPYLEEREVKRVGYLVVSTDRGLCGGLNINLFKKLLADMKSWSEKNVQVDLALIGSKAVSFFGSVGGNVVTQVTGMGDNPTLSDLIGPVNTMLQAYDEGRLDKLYVVTNKFINTMSQEPTILQLLPLPASNDETLKKKSWDYIYEPDPKALLDTLLRRYIESQVYQGVVENLASEQAARMVAMKAATDNGGNLIKELQLVYNKARQASITQELTEIVSGASAV; from the coding sequence ATGGCCGGCGCAAAAGAGATACGTTCCAAGATCGGAAGTGTACAAAATACACAAAAGATCACTAAAGCGATGGAAATGGTCGCTGCGTCCAAAATGCGTAAAACGCAGGAACGCATGGCGGCCAGCCGTCCTTATGCAGAAACCATGCGCAGTGTGATTGGTCACCTAGCGTTAGGTAATCTGGAATATAAACATCCATATCTCGAAGAGCGTGAAGTTAAACGTGTCGGGTATCTGGTTGTTTCAACAGACCGCGGTCTGTGTGGTGGCTTGAACATTAACCTGTTCAAAAAACTATTAGCAGATATGAAGTCATGGTCTGAGAAAAACGTTCAGGTTGACTTGGCTTTAATTGGTTCTAAAGCGGTATCATTCTTCGGTTCTGTGGGCGGCAATGTCGTGACACAAGTTACTGGAATGGGGGATAACCCAACGCTTTCGGACTTGATTGGTCCAGTTAACACAATGCTACAAGCCTATGATGAAGGGCGTTTGGATAAACTGTATGTGGTGACGAATAAGTTCATCAATACAATGTCTCAGGAGCCAACTATTCTTCAATTGTTACCATTGCCTGCAAGCAATGATGAAACACTGAAGAAGAAGTCTTGGGATTACATTTACGAACCCGATCCTAAGGCGTTGCTGGATACCCTGCTACGTCGTTATATCGAGTCGCAGGTTTATCAGGGCGTCGTTGAAAACCTGGCTAGTGAGCAGGCCGCACGAATGGTAGCGATGAAAGCCGCTACTGATAATGGTGGAAACCTGATCAAAGAGTTGCAGTTGGTTTACAACAAAGCTCGTCAGGCCAGCATTACTCAGGAGCTTACCGAAATTGTTTCGGGTGCTTCCGCGGTTTAA
- the atpA gene encoding ATP synthase subunit alpha — protein sequence MQLNSTEISELIKQRIAQFDVVSEAHNEGTIVSVNDGIIRIHGLAEVMQGEMIALPGNRYAIALNLERDSVGAVVMGPYADLAEGMKVKCTGRILEVPVGRGLLGRVVNTLGQPIDGKGPVDNDGFSPVEVIAPGVIDRQSVDQPVQTGYKSVDAMIPIGRGQRELVIGDRQTGKTALAIDAIINQRDSGIKCVYVAIGQKASTVSNVVRKLEEHGALQNTIVVVATASESAALQYLAPYAGCAMGEYFRDRGEDALIVYDDLSKQAVAYRQISLLLRRPPGREAYPGDVFYLHSRLLERAARVNAEYVENFTKGEVKGKTGSLTALPIIETQAGDVSAFVPTNVISITDGQIFLESNLFNSGIRPAVNPGISVSRVGGAAQTKIIKKLSGGIRTALAQYRELAAFAQFASDLDDATRKQLSHGQKVTELLKQKQYAPMSVAEQALSLFAAERGFLDDVELAKIGAFEAALVSFAQREHADLMNEIGPAGSYNDDIEGKLKKLLESFKATQSW from the coding sequence ATGCAACTGAATTCCACCGAAATCAGCGAACTGATCAAACAGCGTATTGCTCAGTTCGATGTTGTGAGTGAAGCTCACAATGAAGGTACGATTGTATCCGTTAATGACGGTATTATTCGTATTCACGGTTTAGCCGAAGTCATGCAGGGTGAAATGATCGCGCTGCCTGGCAACCGTTACGCTATCGCACTGAACTTAGAGCGTGACTCTGTTGGTGCGGTCGTTATGGGTCCTTATGCCGACTTGGCAGAAGGCATGAAAGTTAAATGTACTGGTCGTATTCTTGAAGTTCCAGTAGGCCGTGGCTTGCTAGGACGTGTTGTGAATACACTGGGTCAACCAATTGATGGTAAAGGTCCTGTTGATAACGATGGCTTCTCTCCTGTAGAAGTTATTGCGCCAGGTGTTATCGACCGTCAATCCGTTGATCAACCAGTTCAAACTGGTTATAAATCAGTCGATGCCATGATCCCAATCGGTCGTGGTCAGCGTGAGCTTGTTATCGGTGACCGTCAAACAGGTAAAACTGCTTTGGCTATCGATGCAATCATCAACCAACGCGACTCAGGCATCAAATGTGTGTACGTGGCTATCGGCCAGAAAGCATCTACCGTTTCTAACGTAGTTCGTAAACTGGAAGAGCACGGCGCACTGCAAAACACTATCGTTGTTGTTGCTACAGCATCTGAATCAGCTGCTCTGCAATACTTAGCGCCATATGCTGGTTGCGCGATGGGTGAATATTTCCGTGACCGCGGTGAAGATGCTCTGATCGTATACGATGACCTGTCTAAACAGGCTGTTGCATACCGTCAAATCTCACTGTTGCTGCGTCGTCCACCGGGACGTGAAGCTTACCCAGGTGACGTTTTCTATCTGCACTCACGTTTACTTGAGCGTGCTGCTCGCGTTAACGCTGAATACGTAGAAAACTTTACTAAAGGCGAAGTTAAAGGCAAAACAGGTTCATTGACAGCTCTGCCTATCATTGAAACCCAAGCTGGTGACGTTTCTGCATTCGTACCAACAAACGTAATTTCGATTACAGATGGTCAGATCTTCCTGGAATCTAACCTGTTTAACTCTGGTATTCGTCCAGCGGTTAACCCAGGTATTTCAGTATCTCGTGTTGGTGGTGCTGCTCAGACTAAAATTATCAAGAAACTGTCTGGTGGTATCCGTACCGCACTTGCTCAGTATCGTGAACTGGCAGCGTTTGCTCAGTTTGCTTCCGACCTCGATGACGCGACTCGTAAACAGTTAAGTCATGGTCAGAAAGTAACTGAACTGCTGAAACAGAAACAGTACGCACCAATGTCAGTAGCAGAGCAGGCACTGTCTCTGTTCGCGGCAGAACGTGGGTTCTTGGATGATGTTGAGTTAGCTAAAATTGGTGCGTTTGAAGCTGCTTTAGTTTCTTTTGCACAGCGCGAGCATGCTGACCTTATGAACGAAATTGGCCCGGCTGGTAGCTATAACGATGATATCGAAGGCAAGTTGAAAAAACTGCTCGAATCATTTAAAGCAACTCAGTCCTGGTAA
- the atpH gene encoding F-type ATPase subunit delta, whose amino-acid sequence MSEIATVARPYAKAAFDFAVENQAVAKWQEMLAFTAEVTRNEQVGELLSGSIAPETLAKTFISVCGDEIDEHVQNLIRVMADNGRLTTLPEVLTQFIQLRDSLESTIEVDVISANELSEQQSAKISAAMEKRLSRKVKLNCKIDKSVIAGVIIRAGDLVIDGSIRGRLERLTDVLQS is encoded by the coding sequence ATGTCTGAAATTGCTACTGTAGCTCGCCCCTACGCCAAAGCAGCTTTTGACTTTGCTGTGGAAAACCAAGCTGTTGCTAAATGGCAGGAAATGCTAGCCTTCACCGCTGAGGTGACGCGCAATGAACAGGTTGGGGAGCTGCTTTCTGGTTCTATTGCACCAGAAACATTAGCTAAAACGTTTATCTCTGTTTGTGGAGATGAAATTGACGAGCATGTTCAGAATCTGATTCGTGTTATGGCAGATAACGGGCGTTTAACGACGCTGCCAGAAGTGTTGACGCAGTTTATCCAATTGCGCGACTCTCTGGAATCAACCATTGAAGTTGATGTGATTTCTGCTAACGAACTGAGTGAACAGCAGTCAGCTAAAATTTCTGCAGCGATGGAAAAACGTCTGTCACGCAAAGTTAAGCTGAATTGCAAAATTGATAAGTCTGTTATTGCTGGAGTGATCATTCGTGCTGGAGACCTCGTTATTGACGGGAGTATCCGCGGTCGCTTAGAGCGTTTAACTGACGTCTTGCAGTCTTAA
- the atpF gene encoding F-type ATPase subunit b: protein MNLNATILGQAIAFVLFVWFCMKYVWPPIMAAIEKRQKEIADGLSSAERAKKNLELAQTDATDRLKKAKAEAQVIIEQANKQRVQMIDEAKAEAEAERAKIVAQAQAEIDAERKRAREELRKQVAMLAIAGAEKIIERSVDEAANSDIVDKLVAEL, encoded by the coding sequence GTGAATCTAAATGCAACAATCCTCGGCCAGGCTATCGCGTTTGTCCTGTTTGTTTGGTTCTGTATGAAGTATGTATGGCCACCGATTATGGCGGCCATTGAAAAACGTCAAAAAGAAATTGCTGACGGTTTATCTTCCGCAGAACGTGCTAAAAAGAACCTGGAACTGGCGCAAACCGACGCAACCGACCGACTGAAAAAAGCGAAAGCTGAAGCTCAAGTCATCATTGAACAAGCGAATAAACAACGCGTTCAAATGATTGATGAAGCAAAAGCAGAAGCGGAAGCAGAACGTGCAAAAATCGTCGCACAAGCGCAAGCTGAAATTGATGCTGAGCGTAAACGTGCACGTGAAGAGTTACGTAAACAGGTTGCGATGCTTGCTATCGCAGGTGCCGAGAAGATCATCGAACGTTCCGTGGATGAAGCTGCTAACAGCGACATCGTTGATAAACTAGTCGCTGAACTGTAA
- the atpE gene encoding Lipid-binding protein, producing the protein MENLSMDLLYMAAAVMMGLAAIGAAIGIGILGGKFLEGAARQPDLIPLLRTQFFIVMGLVDAIPMIAVGLGLYVMFAVA; encoded by the coding sequence ATGGAAAACCTGAGTATGGATCTGCTGTACATGGCTGCCGCTGTGATGATGGGCTTAGCGGCGATCGGTGCTGCGATCGGTATCGGCATCCTAGGTGGTAAATTTTTAGAAGGTGCTGCTCGTCAGCCAGATTTAATTCCTCTGCTGCGTACACAGTTCTTTATCGTAATGGGTCTGGTCGATGCTATTCCGATGATTGCTGTTGGTCTGGGCTTGTATGTAATGTTCGCTGTTGCCTAA
- the atpB gene encoding F-ATPase subunit 6, whose product MSASGEVMTTEDYIGHHLRNLQLDLSTFKLVDPHASPTFWTLNIDSLFFSVVLGALFLWLFRRVAVNATSGVPGKLQTAIELIIGFVDNSVRDMYHGKSKVIAPLALTVFVWVFLMNLMDLLPIDFLPYIAEHYLGLPALRAVPTADVSVTLSMAIGVFILILFYSIKMKGIGGFTKELTMQPFNHPVFIPVNLILEGVSLLSKPVSLGLRLFGNMYAGELIFILIAALLPWWSQWLLSLPWAIFHILIITLQAFIFMVLTVVYLSMASEEH is encoded by the coding sequence ATGTCTGCATCAGGAGAAGTGATGACTACAGAGGATTACATAGGCCACCATCTGAGAAACCTTCAGTTGGACCTGAGTACCTTTAAGTTGGTCGATCCCCACGCTAGTCCAACATTTTGGACGTTGAACATTGACTCGCTTTTTTTCTCGGTAGTTCTCGGGGCTCTGTTCCTGTGGCTATTTAGAAGAGTTGCAGTTAATGCGACTAGTGGCGTACCCGGTAAGTTACAGACTGCAATAGAACTGATCATTGGTTTCGTTGATAACTCAGTCCGTGATATGTATCACGGCAAGAGCAAAGTTATTGCTCCTTTAGCATTAACGGTGTTCGTCTGGGTATTCTTAATGAACCTAATGGATTTACTCCCAATTGATTTCCTTCCGTATATTGCTGAGCATTATCTCGGGTTACCTGCATTACGTGCAGTGCCAACCGCAGATGTTAGTGTCACATTATCGATGGCTATTGGTGTGTTTATCCTAATCCTCTTCTACAGCATCAAAATGAAAGGAATTGGCGGATTTACAAAAGAGCTCACAATGCAGCCTTTTAACCATCCTGTTTTCATTCCAGTCAACTTGATTCTTGAAGGGGTAAGCCTGCTGTCAAAACCTGTATCACTCGGTCTGCGACTGTTTGGTAACATGTATGCAGGTGAATTGATCTTTATTCTTATCGCGGCTCTGCTACCGTGGTGGTCACAGTGGTTGTTAAGCCTACCTTGGGCTATCTTCCACATACTGATTATTACGCTACAAGCCTTTATTTTTATGGTTCTGACGGTTGTCTATCTGTCGATGGCATCTGAAGAACACTAA
- the atpI gene encoding ATP synthase protein I, whose translation MSVSLYDNKHAAKQLSVQFITLVILSGAFCANSIEWGASALAGGLACWLPNIVFMLLAQFQKAKGEDEPVRIAWFLALGAGLKVVTTIAVLVVAFGVFKASLTPLGLTYLAVLIVQIVAPAVFKR comes from the coding sequence ATGTCTGTATCCCTTTATGACAACAAACACGCTGCAAAGCAGTTGTCTGTTCAGTTTATAACTTTAGTGATCCTCAGTGGGGCTTTCTGTGCAAATAGTATAGAATGGGGGGCCTCTGCTCTTGCTGGTGGGTTAGCATGCTGGTTACCAAATATCGTATTTATGCTGCTAGCACAATTTCAGAAAGCAAAAGGAGAGGATGAACCTGTCCGCATTGCCTGGTTCTTAGCATTAGGAGCAGGGCTAAAGGTTGTTACAACTATCGCTGTCTTAGTTGTTGCTTTCGGTGTGTTCAAAGCGTCATTAACACCACTGGGTTTGACCTATTTAGCGGTGCTAATTGTTCAGATTGTTGCACCAGCCGTTTTTAAACGGTAA
- the rsmG gene encoding Ribosomal RNA small subunit methyltransferase G, with translation MDLLSKLNQLLAKTDIDLTEKQKQQLVDYVGLLAKWNKAYNLTSVRDPQQMLIRHIMDSIVVNGQLNGTKFIDVGTGPGLPGVPLAIVRPDSHFVLLDSLGKRIRFLKQVQHELGLTNIEPVQSRVEEYPVENGFDGVISRAFASLNDMLSWCHHLPSSGGRFYALKGVIRDDEMALPEGFVIESITELEVPELDEQRHLVKVSIK, from the coding sequence ATGGATTTATTATCGAAACTTAATCAATTGTTAGCAAAAACCGATATTGACTTAACGGAAAAGCAAAAACAGCAGTTAGTTGACTATGTTGGGTTATTAGCTAAATGGAACAAAGCCTATAACCTGACTTCGGTACGTGACCCACAACAGATGTTGATCCGTCATATCATGGACAGCATAGTGGTGAACGGTCAACTCAACGGAACAAAATTTATTGATGTAGGAACGGGGCCAGGCCTACCTGGCGTTCCTTTAGCTATTGTTCGGCCTGATTCCCATTTTGTTTTATTGGACAGCTTAGGGAAGCGCATACGCTTTTTAAAACAGGTTCAACATGAACTAGGGCTAACGAATATCGAACCAGTTCAATCGCGTGTTGAAGAGTACCCAGTTGAAAATGGTTTTGATGGGGTGATTAGCCGCGCATTTGCTTCACTGAACGATATGCTGAGTTGGTGCCATCATTTACCGTCATCTGGCGGTCGTTTTTATGCACTTAAAGGTGTCATTCGTGATGATGAAATGGCGCTACCAGAAGGTTTTGTGATTGAATCTATCACAGAGCTTGAAGTGCCTGAACTTGATGAACAGCGCCATTTGGTTAAAGTTTCTATAAAATAA